The genomic DNA CCTTTTGAAAAAACACACAATTGTTAGGAGTTCTGTGACTTTTCTCGGGCAAACAATCACATCATTAATTTGTAAGCAAGTTTGGATTAGACGAAATATTTATGTACATCTTAGTTTGTTCACAAAGTTTATAGTCTGTCCTTACACGACTCTTACTATTGCCCCCGtagattttgaatcttttgacaTAATCTTCATCCCTTACTAAGGGCTTCCGAACTTCCCTTAGAAAAAGAAGGTGTCAATTCAATATGTAATAcgaaatgtttaaaaaattatattgtatacCTGATTTTCTTGATCAATTATAGATGGGACCTTGTAGAAAATgtcactttctttctttgtcggctttaattttagataaagagaattaggaaaaaaacaaaaaaaagattaGTAGGTTCCTAGAGAAGTCACAATATGTGGTTGGTTGCATTAATTTCTGGTTAAgatatattaagtaattatttaaTCTAAGTTCAATGCCAACCGAGTCCGAATAAGGGTATGtttaaatccaaaaaatttagtTCAAGCTAACAATACGTAGTTGGGACCACTCCAGCCTGAGTTCTGATCGGTTCAAATTTAGTCTTCGAGTCCAGCCATCATTTAATAGAAATCATCGAGGGTACCTCAACAGAGAAAAGCATTGTGATAATGCAATTATGTGAGTGGTCATGATCGTTGAACTTATCTCCATTTTATCCTTTTCGTCTGTCTTAAATTGTCAATATTTGAATACTTCACAGGCACTGGTTCCATCTCTTTATTATGGTCTCTTAATTTGTCATCTCCATCGGAGAGAAGCAGCAAAGTTTTAGCCTTTAGAAATCAAAAGATTTGCAGCATAATCATGTCTTGGACTTGGACCTCACTTGCTCTTGTGgccctcttcttcttcctccaagCTTTGCTGTggaaaaaagatacaaaatCTAACCGATTGCCTCCAGGTCCAAGAGGGTTTCCCATTTTCGGAAGCCTTCATTTGTTAGGCAAGTTTCCTCACAgagattttcaaaaacttgCAAAAAAATATGGCCCCATCATGTTTATGCGCTTAGGCTTGATGCCAACAGTCGTAGTTTCATCACCTCAAGCTGCTGAACAGTTCCTGAAAACGCACGATCTTATTTTTGCCAGCAGGCCTGCTATTGAAGCTTCGAAGTATATTAGTTACGGGCATAAGAGTTTAGCCTTTTCTCCTTATGGGTCTTATTGGCGCACCGTCCGCAAGATGTGCACCTTGGAACTTCTTAGTATGGCTAAGATCAATGCTTTCCAGGCCATGAGAAAAGAAGAGCTTGATCTCTTGATTGAATATGTAAAAGAGGCTGCCGAAGATGGTGTTGCTGTTGATCTTACTGCAAAGGTGTCGTCTCTGACCGCTGACATGACTTGTCGAATGGTTTTTGGGAAGAAATATCTGGAGGAGGAGTTTCATGAGAAAGGGTTCAAGGCTGTGATCCAAGAGTCTTTGACATTGGCAGCCATTCCAAATTTGGGTGATTACATCCCCCAAATTGCTTCACTTGATCTCCAGGGGCTGAGAAAGCGGATGAAGGCGGTTTCCAAGGTGTTTGATGCCTTCTTTGAAAAGATTATTGATGAGCATGTTCTATCCAAGGATGAAAAGAGAACCAAAGATTTTGTTGATGTCATGTTGAGCTTCTTGGGATCAGAAGAAACCGAGTACAAAATTAATCGAGAGCATATCAAAGCCATAATCTTGGTATAGTTTAGTTTCTTTTATAttcttgaaatattttagtGTTTAAAATGCTTTAAAACTAGTACAAAACGTTGGAACGGTGTTTTAAAAgtataaagaaaatttgacatatgattatctttttcttattttttattaaattaaaaattgattttatattttattgtatttcagaatttcaaattataaatatgatttttatccACTATTTTTTCCAACATCaaaaatttctttcatttttagtgTGTTAAAATTCATCTCTCCATATTTGACTTCTTTAATTGTTGGCCATCACTCAAAAAGTTAATTTCGTCAAATTTGATTTACATCAATTATTTAGTTATAGGTTGATAAAGTTGATTAAATGCACACCATATTATtgctaaagtttttttttttcaaagaaatatgcttgctgtatttttttaaataaaatttgatatttataaaaaaaactcctatattttttatatttgtatgttTCTTCACGTTTCTCTTctccatttttgaaaaaatactTCCCCGAATTTCTACGTTTCCTTCTCAGTTCTGCATGTTTAAAGCTAATGATTGTATTCTTTTTGGCTGGATATGATCAGGATATGCTTACAGGTGCAATGGACACTTCAGCTACTGCCGTAGAGTGGGCACTTTCAGAACTCATGAAACATCctgaagaaatgaagaaagtACAGAAAGAACTGGAAACTGCCGTGGGACTGGACAGGATGTTTGAAGAATCAGATTTGGACAACCTGGAATACTTGGACATGGTTGTGAAAGAAACCCTCAGGCTCCATCCTGTAGGCCCTTTATTACTCCCCCATGAATCTGTGGAAGATTGCACAATAAATGGCTACCACATACCCAAGAAATCACGAGTTGTTATAAATGCATGGGCAATCGGAAGAGATCCAGAAGCCTGGACCGATCCTGAGAAGTTTTGGCCGGAAAGGTTTGTCAATAGTAACATTGATCTTCGTGGTCGAGACTTTCAGCTTATCCCATTTGGTTCCGGCCGCAGAGGGTGCCCTGGAATGCAATTGGGACTCACTGCGGTGAAGCAAGTGGTAGCACAGCTTGTGCATTGCTTTGATTGGGAGCTTCCGGATGGGATGCTGCCGAGTGAATTGGACATGAGTGAGGAGTTTGGTCTTGTGATTCCTAGA from Mangifera indica cultivar Alphonso chromosome 16, CATAS_Mindica_2.1, whole genome shotgun sequence includes the following:
- the LOC123198835 gene encoding cytochrome P450 71AU50-like; translated protein: MSWTWTSLALVALFFFLQALLWKKDTKSNRLPPGPRGFPIFGSLHLLGKFPHRDFQKLAKKYGPIMFMRLGLMPTVVVSSPQAAEQFLKTHDLIFASRPAIEASKYISYGHKSLAFSPYGSYWRTVRKMCTLELLSMAKINAFQAMRKEELDLLIEYVKEAAEDGVAVDLTAKVSSLTADMTCRMVFGKKYLEEEFHEKGFKAVIQESLTLAAIPNLGDYIPQIASLDLQGLRKRMKAVSKVFDAFFEKIIDEHVLSKDEKRTKDFVDVMLSFLGSEETEYKINREHIKAIILDMLTGAMDTSATAVEWALSELMKHPEEMKKVQKELETAVGLDRMFEESDLDNLEYLDMVVKETLRLHPVGPLLLPHESVEDCTINGYHIPKKSRVVINAWAIGRDPEAWTDPEKFWPERFVNSNIDLRGRDFQLIPFGSGRRGCPGMQLGLTAVKQVVAQLVHCFDWELPDGMLPSELDMSEEFGLVIPRAKHLLAVPTYRLKINDNRL